The following are from one region of the Populus trichocarpa isolate Nisqually-1 chromosome 8, P.trichocarpa_v4.1, whole genome shotgun sequence genome:
- the LOC7457858 gene encoding uncharacterized protein LOC7457858 has translation MLKIMRMPPLFANSPRSRAAQASHRVSKVARIMLAAKPMENEVGAQVLHCHGAPGWMDVKKTQELAKGASFSLCEVLGKKNSAVCTICISFEVSVARNLR, from the exons ATGCTAAAGATAATGAGGATGCCTCCACTCTTCGCCAATTCACCAAGGTCACGTGCTGCGCAGGCAAGTCACAG GGTCAGTAAAGTTGCTCGTATCATGTTGGCTGCAAAGCCTATGGAGAATGAGGTGGGAGCACAAGTCTTGCACTGTCATGGCGCTCCTGGATGGATGGATGTTAAGAAGACACAAGAGTTGGCTAAAGGTGCATCATTCTCTTTATGTGAAgtgcttggaaaaaaaaactctgctGTCTGCACCATTTGTATTTCTTTCGAAGTTTCCGTTGCAAGAAATCTCAGATAG
- the LOC7493681 gene encoding mitogen-activated protein kinase kinase kinase NPK1 isoform X2: MQDIFGSVRRSLVFKSTSGGGGEDGGFSGFVEKIGSSIRTSRIGLFAKPSIPSLPPPSKKEDAPPIRWRKGELIGCGAFGRVYMGMNLDSGELLAVKQVSIAASSASKEKTQAHIRELEEEVKLLKNLSHPNIVRYLGTAREDDSLNILLEFVPGGSISSLLGKFGSFPESVIRMYTKQLLLGLEYLHKNGIMHRDIKGANILVDNKGCIKLADFGASKKVVELATINGAKSMKGTPYWMAPEVILQTGHSFSADIWSVGCTVIEMATGKPPWSQQYQEVAALFHIGTTKSHPPIPEHLSIEAKDFLLKCLQEVPNLRPAASELLQHPFVTGEYQETHSVFRNSVRESGNLIAATGSNLKSSMNSVIRRSTCAGLKDVCEMGSVKSSTVYRDNLSRSRSYWGAANFDDDMCLIDDKDDFAVSASTRFKSTLASADLNKSVNPMCEPLDDWPCKFDEDPLFKRSGYNLSCSQSNHEAIDIHEASGKGQNDFTFPCGPVVPEDDDEVTESKIRAFLDEKALDLKKLQTPLYEEFYNSTLNTMGAPTAVGTENSENPTHLPSLPPKSRSPKRLPSRRLSAVVDAPSIASPGRQTNHVANESSIHNRALQEIQPPQLSEWKEFLHDGQQETLTSSTSFSERQRKWEEELYQELERKREMMRQAGVGGKTSSPKDPILMQQRERLRFAFIGK; this comes from the exons ATGCAAGACATTTTTGGATCGGTTCGTCGATCCTTAGTGTTTAAATCGACttcaggaggaggaggagaagatgGAGGATTCAGTGGTTTCGTTGAGAAAATCGGCTCTAGTATTCGCACATCGCGAATCGGCCTCTTCGCCAAGCCTTCAATACCGTCCTTGCCTCCGCCATCTAAAAAAGAAGATGCGCCGCCGATCAGGTGGAGAAAGGGTGAGTTGATTGGATGCGGCGCTTTTGGTAGGGTTTATATGGGGATGAATCTTGATTCTGGAGAACTTCTCGCTGTTAAACAG GTTTCGATTGCAGCCAGTAGTGCTTCTAAGGAGAAAACGCAG gcACACATCAGAGAGCTCGAGGAAGAAGTGAAGCTTCTCAAGAATCTTTCGCATCCAAATATTGTT AGATACCTGGGAACTGCCAGAGAGGATGATTCGTTGaatattttattggaatttGTACCGGGTGGATCCATATCATCGTTACTGGGAAAATTTGGATCTTTCCCTGAGTCG GTAATAAGAATGTATACGAAACAGCTGTTGTTGGGATTGGAATACCTTCACAAGAATGGTATTATGCATAGGGACATCAAG GGGGCAAACATTCTTGTTGATAACAAGGGTTGCATTAAACTTGCTGACTTTGGAGCATCCAAGAAAGTAGTTGAACTG GCTACTATAAATGGTGCCAAGTCAATGAAAGGTACTCCATATTGGATGGCTCCTGAAGTTATTCTCCAGACTGGGCATAGCTT TTCTGCTGATATATGGAGCGTTGGATGCACTGTGATTGAGATGGCCACAGGGAAACCTCCATGGAGTCAACAGTATCAGGAG GTTGCTGCTCTCTTCCACATTGGGACAACTAAATCTCATCCTCCAATTCCTGAACATCTATCTATTGAGGCAAAGGATTTCTTGTTAAAATGTCTTCAGGA GGTACCAAACTTAAGGCCTGCTGCATCTGAGTTATTGCAG CATCCATTTGTCACTGGGGAATATCAGGAAACTCATTCAGTATTCCGCAATTCAGTTAGA GAATCTGGAAATCTGATAGCTGCGACCGGGTCGAATCTCAAGAGCTC CATGAACTCTGTGATCAGAAGGTCAACATGTGCAGGATTGAAGGATGTTTGTGAAATGGGTAGTGTGAAGTCCTCAACTGTATATCGTGATAACTTGTCAAGATCAAGATCCTACTGGGGTGCAGCAAATTTTGATGATGACATGTGTCTGATAGATGATAAAGATGATTTTGCGGTTAGTGCATCCACTAGGTTCAAATCTACCTTAGCATCTGCTGATTTAAATAAG AGTGTCAACCCAATGTGCGAACCCTTGGATGACTGGCCATGCAAGTTTGATGAAGATCCATTGTTTAAGAGAAGTGGATATAACTTGTCTTGTAGTCAATCAAACCATGAAGCTATTGATATCCATGAAGCATCCGGTAAGGGACAGAACGACTTCACATTTCCATGTGGGCCAGTGGTACCtgaggatgatgatgaagtTACCGAGTCAAAAATTAGAGCATTTTTGGATGAGAag GCTTTAGATTTGAAGAAGCTGCAGACACCTCTATATGAAGAGTTTTACAATAGCACTTTGAATACCATGGGTGCTCCAACTGCAGTTGGAACAGAAAACAGTGAAAATCCTACACATTTACCAAGTTTACCCCCCAAAAGCAGGTCACCCAAACGTTTGCCTAGCAGAAGACTCTCTGCAGTTGTTGATGCTCCCAGCATTGCAAGTCCTGGTCGTCAAACTAATCATGTAGCAAACGAAAGTAGTATACACAATCGAGCTTTGCAGGAAATTCAGCCACCTCAGCTTAGTGAGTGGAAAGAGTTTCTTCATGATGGCCAGCAGGAAACACTTACGTCTAG TACAAGCTTCTCTGAGAGGCAAAGAAAATGGGAAGAAGAGCTTTATCAAGAACTTGAAAGAAAACGAg AGATGATGCGGCAGGCAGGCGTGGGAGGGAAGACATCATCTCCGAAGGATCCAATTCTAATGCAACAGAGAGAGCGGTTACGATTTGCATTTATTGGGAAATAA
- the LOC7493681 gene encoding mitogen-activated protein kinase kinase kinase NPK1 isoform X1, which yields MQDIFGSVRRSLVFKSTSGGGGEDGGFSGFVEKIGSSIRTSRIGLFAKPSIPSLPPPSKKEDAPPIRWRKGELIGCGAFGRVYMGMNLDSGELLAVKQVSIAASSASKEKTQAHIRELEEEVKLLKNLSHPNIVRYLGTAREDDSLNILLEFVPGGSISSLLGKFGSFPESVIRMYTKQLLLGLEYLHKNGIMHRDIKGANILVDNKGCIKLADFGASKKVVELATINGAKSMKGTPYWMAPEVILQTGHSFSADIWSVGCTVIEMATGKPPWSQQYQEVAALFHIGTTKSHPPIPEHLSIEAKDFLLKCLQEVPNLRPAASELLQHPFVTGEYQETHSVFRNSVRESGNLIAATGSNLKSSMNSVIRRSTCAGLKDVCEMGSVKSSTVYRDNLSRSRSYWGAANFDDDMCLIDDKDDFAVSASTRFKSTLASADLNKSVNPMCEPLDDWPCKFDEDPLFKRSGYNLSCSQSNHEAIDIHEASGKGQNDFTFPCGPVVPEDDDEVTESKIRAFLDEKALDLKKLQTPLYEEFYNSTLNTMGAPTAVGTENSENPTHLPSLPPKSRSPKRLPSRRLSAVVDAPSIASPGRQTNHVANESSIHNRALQEIQPPQLSEWKEFLHDGQQETLTSSLTCSTSFSERQRKWEEELYQELERKREMMRQAGVGGKTSSPKDPILMQQRERLRFAFIGK from the exons ATGCAAGACATTTTTGGATCGGTTCGTCGATCCTTAGTGTTTAAATCGACttcaggaggaggaggagaagatgGAGGATTCAGTGGTTTCGTTGAGAAAATCGGCTCTAGTATTCGCACATCGCGAATCGGCCTCTTCGCCAAGCCTTCAATACCGTCCTTGCCTCCGCCATCTAAAAAAGAAGATGCGCCGCCGATCAGGTGGAGAAAGGGTGAGTTGATTGGATGCGGCGCTTTTGGTAGGGTTTATATGGGGATGAATCTTGATTCTGGAGAACTTCTCGCTGTTAAACAG GTTTCGATTGCAGCCAGTAGTGCTTCTAAGGAGAAAACGCAG gcACACATCAGAGAGCTCGAGGAAGAAGTGAAGCTTCTCAAGAATCTTTCGCATCCAAATATTGTT AGATACCTGGGAACTGCCAGAGAGGATGATTCGTTGaatattttattggaatttGTACCGGGTGGATCCATATCATCGTTACTGGGAAAATTTGGATCTTTCCCTGAGTCG GTAATAAGAATGTATACGAAACAGCTGTTGTTGGGATTGGAATACCTTCACAAGAATGGTATTATGCATAGGGACATCAAG GGGGCAAACATTCTTGTTGATAACAAGGGTTGCATTAAACTTGCTGACTTTGGAGCATCCAAGAAAGTAGTTGAACTG GCTACTATAAATGGTGCCAAGTCAATGAAAGGTACTCCATATTGGATGGCTCCTGAAGTTATTCTCCAGACTGGGCATAGCTT TTCTGCTGATATATGGAGCGTTGGATGCACTGTGATTGAGATGGCCACAGGGAAACCTCCATGGAGTCAACAGTATCAGGAG GTTGCTGCTCTCTTCCACATTGGGACAACTAAATCTCATCCTCCAATTCCTGAACATCTATCTATTGAGGCAAAGGATTTCTTGTTAAAATGTCTTCAGGA GGTACCAAACTTAAGGCCTGCTGCATCTGAGTTATTGCAG CATCCATTTGTCACTGGGGAATATCAGGAAACTCATTCAGTATTCCGCAATTCAGTTAGA GAATCTGGAAATCTGATAGCTGCGACCGGGTCGAATCTCAAGAGCTC CATGAACTCTGTGATCAGAAGGTCAACATGTGCAGGATTGAAGGATGTTTGTGAAATGGGTAGTGTGAAGTCCTCAACTGTATATCGTGATAACTTGTCAAGATCAAGATCCTACTGGGGTGCAGCAAATTTTGATGATGACATGTGTCTGATAGATGATAAAGATGATTTTGCGGTTAGTGCATCCACTAGGTTCAAATCTACCTTAGCATCTGCTGATTTAAATAAG AGTGTCAACCCAATGTGCGAACCCTTGGATGACTGGCCATGCAAGTTTGATGAAGATCCATTGTTTAAGAGAAGTGGATATAACTTGTCTTGTAGTCAATCAAACCATGAAGCTATTGATATCCATGAAGCATCCGGTAAGGGACAGAACGACTTCACATTTCCATGTGGGCCAGTGGTACCtgaggatgatgatgaagtTACCGAGTCAAAAATTAGAGCATTTTTGGATGAGAag GCTTTAGATTTGAAGAAGCTGCAGACACCTCTATATGAAGAGTTTTACAATAGCACTTTGAATACCATGGGTGCTCCAACTGCAGTTGGAACAGAAAACAGTGAAAATCCTACACATTTACCAAGTTTACCCCCCAAAAGCAGGTCACCCAAACGTTTGCCTAGCAGAAGACTCTCTGCAGTTGTTGATGCTCCCAGCATTGCAAGTCCTGGTCGTCAAACTAATCATGTAGCAAACGAAAGTAGTATACACAATCGAGCTTTGCAGGAAATTCAGCCACCTCAGCTTAGTGAGTGGAAAGAGTTTCTTCATGATGGCCAGCAGGAAACACTTACGTCTAG TTTGACTTGCAGTACAAGCTTCTCTGAGAGGCAAAGAAAATGGGAAGAAGAGCTTTATCAAGAACTTGAAAGAAAACGAg AGATGATGCGGCAGGCAGGCGTGGGAGGGAAGACATCATCTCCGAAGGATCCAATTCTAATGCAACAGAGAGAGCGGTTACGATTTGCATTTATTGGGAAATAA